The genome window TGCAGCCCGAGGGAGCCGAGGCCGAAGTAGAGGATGTAGATCTGGAACAGCGAGGGCGTGTTGCGGGCGATGGACACCCAGCCATTGCCTACGCCTCGCAGCAAGCGATTCGGGGCCTGGCGCATCACGGTCAGCACCAGGGCGATCAGCACGCCGAAAATCATCGACAGCGCGGCGGTCTCGAAGGTCACCCAGGCCCCGGCGAGCATGTCGGGCAGGGCGCGCAAGGCCGGGCGCCATTGGAAGCTGTAGTCAAACATGGGTCGGGCTCCCGGTGCGGGTGGGTTGCAGCCATGTGGGCGGCTGGCCGCGAGTGGCGGCGGTGCACGCGGCCTCGACGCAGTCGGCGAGGGCGGCAAAGTGCACCCCGCGACCGACCAGGCCGGGTGCGTAGTGGGCGTATTTACCGGAGTTGGTCATCAGCGTGGTGGCGTGGGGCGGGATCACCGGCTCACCCAGCATGCACCAGCAGGTGTCGGTCACCAGCACCGCGCCGAAGGCCTCGATGGCGGTCAGATACCCGGCTTTGCGGGCCTGCTCCAGCACCGCCCGACCGCAGGTGATTGCCAGCACCACATAGGGATGCTTGACCCGGCCCGCGCACAAGGTCGCGAGGGCGGCGAATTCGCTGAGGGAGAAATGCGGATTGCCCAGGGACACCACGTCCACCCAGTTGTCTCGGGCGCTGTTGAGTTCGCGCCAACTGGCAAGCAGGCCTGTGGCGTCGACGCTTTCCTGTGGCAACGCGACGTCGCGCTCCAGGACATCGGCCGGGTCGAGCGCTTCCGGTGTCACACCGGCGATGTGGAACAGCGGCGCGGCGCTGGTGGTGGCGAACGCGGCGCCGAAGGCCTTGAGGTCGTCCAGGCTCGGTGCGGCGTGTTCCAGGCCGCGTATCAGCGGAATACGCCGGCCGGCCAGACTACCGATGTGATAGCCCAGCAGCGGATAGAAACTGTCATCGACCTTGCCCAGTGCCGGCACGTCGACGATCAGCCGGGCCTTGCGCGGGTCGTCGAGATGGCAGCCGGTCAACGGTGCCCGCCCGCACAGGGCGATGCAGATGTCGAGGAAGTCCGGGTACTTTTGCGTGCGCGCGCCCAACACGCTGTTGGCATAGACCACCGCATTGGATTCGGCCCAGACGATTTGCTCGCCGGCTTTTGGCGCGGTGTCCAGCAGGTAGGGCGCACAAGTGAAACTCAGCTGGGCGCCCATCGCCATGTAGGCGTCGCCCAAGGCACTGGCCGGCTCGCCCAGCGCCGGGTCGACACCCAGCTCGCGCCAGCGACGCTGGTCCACGGAGATGGAATTGAGGGTGGTGGGCACGCGAACTTTCGCGCCCCATTGCACCAGTTGCTCGGCAAAGCGCAGGCTGGCGGGACCGGTGTAGATGCAGCCGTCGATGTGGGCCTGGGTCACGTCTAGCAATTGCGTGGCGCCCTGGATCTCGGCCATGCGCAGCACGATGTGCATCGCCACTTGGGCAGCCTTGCCATGGCTGCCGTCGAGCAATGCCCGGTCTTGTTCGGTCAGTTCCAGGGTTGAGAACGTGGGCGGCTGCGACGCCGCGTACGAACCTTGCCAGCCGTCGTCCAGGGGCCGGCCAGACAATGTCAGGACATCGCTTTCCAGACGGACAAAACCCTGGCCGCGCAGCCCATTGAAGGCCTCGTGTCCCACGCACAACACCGGCAGCGAACGCTGGAAAATCACCTGCGCCACCAGCACGCCCAGGGTCAGGATTTCATCGGCTTCGGCCAGCACCAGGGCTGCGGGGGCGTGGCCATTGCTGATCAGTTCCATCAAGACGCTGCTGCCGGTACAGGAGCCGCGTCCGCTGGGAATCGCCAATACGCGTCCGGCCAGGTGCTGGCCACTCAAGGGATGGTGCCGGTCGATGACCTCGCCACTGGCTGGATCGACGCCGCCCCAGAAACTCAGCCCCACCTCGGCGAACAACAGGGCGCCCTGGGCGGCACCCTCCACCAGGCTGCGGCCTTTCACACGGACAGGCGTGCTTGGCATGCGCCGATCCTCAGTAGTAGACCTGGGGAACGGTCAGGTTGGCCGGCGGGATGTCGGTGCCGACCCATTTGACGAACAACTCCTTGTAGCGGCCGGTGCGCACCTGCTGGTTGACGAACAGGTTGAGGTAGTTGAGCAGGCCGTACTCGCTGCGCTTGGCGCCGAGGGACACGTAGTCGATGACGTAGGGCGCGTCACCGGCGATCTTCAGGCTCTTGTACTTGCCCGACTTGATGGTCGCGGCGGCCACGGTGTTGGTCACCACGGTGGCATCGATGTGCCCCTGGGCGACGGCCAGCAGGGTGTCGTTCTGCGACTGGTAGGCGCGGAAGCTGCCGCTGCCCCAGCTCTTCTGGTCCTTCTCCAGGGCGATGGCTTCGTAGGTGCTACTGG of Pseudomonas fluorescens contains these proteins:
- a CDS encoding aconitase X; protein product: MPSTPVRVKGRSLVEGAAQGALLFAEVGLSFWGGVDPASGEVIDRHHPLSGQHLAGRVLAIPSGRGSCTGSSVLMELISNGHAPAALVLAEADEILTLGVLVAQVIFQRSLPVLCVGHEAFNGLRGQGFVRLESDVLTLSGRPLDDGWQGSYAASQPPTFSTLELTEQDRALLDGSHGKAAQVAMHIVLRMAEIQGATQLLDVTQAHIDGCIYTGPASLRFAEQLVQWGAKVRVPTTLNSISVDQRRWRELGVDPALGEPASALGDAYMAMGAQLSFTCAPYLLDTAPKAGEQIVWAESNAVVYANSVLGARTQKYPDFLDICIALCGRAPLTGCHLDDPRKARLIVDVPALGKVDDSFYPLLGYHIGSLAGRRIPLIRGLEHAAPSLDDLKAFGAAFATTSAAPLFHIAGVTPEALDPADVLERDVALPQESVDATGLLASWRELNSARDNWVDVVSLGNPHFSLSEFAALATLCAGRVKHPYVVLAITCGRAVLEQARKAGYLTAIEAFGAVLVTDTCWCMLGEPVIPPHATTLMTNSGKYAHYAPGLVGRGVHFAALADCVEAACTAATRGQPPTWLQPTRTGSPTHV